The DNA sequence ATATGATCGGACATGAAAATAGTGTATTCGCTGAAGAATGGCCAACTTTTGATGAAGATAAAATGAAAGAAGACGAAGTGGAAATGCCTGTTCAAGTTAATGGCAAGGTAAGGGCAACGATTACTATTGGTGTTGACGAGGCTAAAGATAGCGTACTTGAAAAAGCAAGAAAAGCTATTGAAAATAAGCTTAACGGGAAAAATATTGTAAAAGAGATATATGTTCCTAATAAAATAATTAATATTGTCGTAAAATAGATTTTAATAATCCATATAACCCTGTATTATTATTCACTGGGGTTATATGGATTATTTATTTATATTTACATCATATCCATCATTGTAACAACCATATCCAGTTTGTTTTGGTCAGATTGGGATAAATTATTTTTCATGGAGTCTATTATCAATGAAGATTCTTGTTTAGTGAATTGTAATCCGTTTTGTTTCATTTTTACACCATAGCTGAATAGAACCCTTACTTTTTGCTCCATAGGTTTTCCAGTCATATCATTAAGCATGTCAACCATGATTTTGAGTTTTTGTGGACTTATATTTTTAAATGCTTCATCATTTAAAATGTGAGAACTTTCGTTCATTCAATACACCCTTCCTATATGAATTATTAGAATATAATTAAAAAAATTATGAGTAAATTAATGTATGTATTTAGTTACTCTTTCATTAATTGTTGTAATTTTTTAATTAATTCTTCTTGATTTAGGTTTTCTTCATTATTACTGCTATAGTTACCATCAATATTATTATTGTCAATTAGTTCAGCTTTTTTGTTGTTTATTGAAGTCATCATTGATTTTAAATTATTAACATTAAGTAGGATATCTATTAGCTGTTTATTTTTATCAGAACAACTTGGACGTAATGCCATAAGCATATCTCTCTTAGTGATATTGGTTTTATTTAATGCAGGGATTTCATTTATTGAATGATTATTATATAGATTCATAGTATTAATGAATTCAATAAGTTTCACAAATAGTGCTATCTTTTTTTGGTTTTCCAAGTTCATATATGGTATAGCTGCTTTTATAATATTCATTTTATTACTGTTAACTATAGTATCAAAATCTGAATTATTATTACGGGATTCATTAAGATTAGTTGATTGAGAATTTTGCTTGATCAATTGAAGCATTTTATTTAATTTAGTAAAATTATTATTATAATCATTAGGTTCCAAATTTTCTAGCCTCCTAAATCTATTATCTATAATATTGTATGTGAGTAATGGATATTAATTTACAATAACTTTAAAAATAAGCTTATATTTAATGTTCAATTGGTAAATCACAATAAATATTTCTGGAGCTGTTACCAATAATTAATATTTTACATATATTAAAATTAAGGAAACATGGGAGATAATAAATGGATAATAATTCATTAACTACCATGAATAAATTTGATATAACTAATTATATCAACAGTATCAAAGAGGCTATCAATAAAATCACTAGAGAACAATTATTGAATAATCTTTCTCTTACTATAAATGAATATAAAGAAAAATCCAGAGAAAATTATAAAGATAGCTTACATTTACTTGAAGCAATAAAACCATTTATCAATAATCAAACAATCGAAGATATAGATAAGATTTCAGAAGTATTTAATAATGTCGATGCTATAAGAATGTTACTGAATAATTTTTTAGTTAATAGCAAAAAGAATGATAGTGAAATAATACCGGAAGTTAAACCAAAGAAAATAATAGATCAACAAGGAGATTTGGTTTTTGAAGATAATACAATATATGAAATAGATAAAGAATGTAAACCTTCAATAACTTCACAAAGCTTATGCAAAGATAAAAACCCGAATCAGAATGTTTTTGCTTTGTTTTTACTCATGTTAGGTAACAAATAATATAATTAATTTGAGCTAATAAAATTCAAAAAGATAATATGATATTTGGTATTGAAAAAAGTGGTAAGAGATGTACTCATACCACTTATTTTGTGTCAAATAGGAAAGTTTAATTTTCTATTTCTTTTTTGATTTTATCTAAGACATAAGCCTTTTAGTAATAAGTACTATAATCCTCCATCGTTACATAACATAAGCATAAGTAGAATCAATAGCATGTTGTTATCTCCTAGTCCTCCCATACCACCAGAACCACATCCAAAATTATTATTACCGGACATTAGAAGTAATAACATCATCAGCATCATATTATTATTGTTTCCACCTAAATAGCCGTTAGGCGCTACATCACTCATAGTTTGCCTCCATATATACTTTCTTAATATTTTATGTCAAAGGGCTTGTTTTCTATGAATGATTTAAGTAAAGTTAATAAATAAATCATATAGTTGTATTGATTCGAATAAAATATATTAATTCAAATTTGAACAGGTGGAATATGAAAAATATAGCATTATTCCTTTTACCTATATTATATCAAAGAGCAATAAAAGGAAAACATAATTATACAAATAATAAAAGTAGTATAAAGAAAGAGGATAGAAATACTGACATTAGTGTAATTGAGGATAAAGATAATCATAATAAAGCAATCAAGAATATTCAGGTAATCGTTAATTGCAGTAAGGATGATAAATATGAAAATGAATTGAAGAAATTAGGAAGAGTGAAATATAGATTACCAATGATCAATTCATATGTTTTAGAACTTCCAGAAAAATATGTTGGAAAACTAAACGGCATTAAAGGTGTGGAAGCTGTAGAACATGATGCGCTGATAACTGCACAAATGGATGTAGCTAGGGAAACAGTTAATACGACATGGGCAGATGTTAGAGGAGTATCTGGTAAAGGAATCGGAATTGCGGTTGTTGATACAGGTGTTTATCCTCATCAAGATTTAACTAAAACTAAAAATAAGATAGTGGGATTTAAAGATTTTGTAAACAATAAAGAATTCCCTTATGATGATAATGGACATGGCACACATGTAGCTGGAATCATCAGTGGAGATGGTTATGAAAGTAATGGTAAATATAAAGGGATAGCCGTAGAGAGCAATATAATAGGTGTAAAAGTATTAAATAAAAAAGGTTCAGGCAATATATCTGATGTTTTAGCTGGTATACAATGGATTTTGGATAATAGGAAAAGATTTAATATTAGAATAATTAATTTATCAGTTGGGATGAAAGATATAGAAGGAGAAAAATCTGCTCTAGTAAGAGGAGTTAATGCAGCTTGGGATAGTGGATTGATTATTGTTACTGCTGCTGGCAATAATGGGCCAGAAGAAGGAACGATAACAACTCCTGGAATCAGTAGAAAAGTCATTACAGTAGGTTCTTCCGATGATGCAGAAACAGTTAAGATAATGGAAGACTTGATATCAGATTATTCAGGAAGAGGACCTACCAAAGAATGCATAAAAAAACCTGATATCGTAGCGCCAGGGTCAAATATAATTGCATGTAGTACGGATAAAGAATATACACCAAAAGATAAATATTATCCTAACAACGATATCGGTTATACGAAGAAAAGTGGTACTTCTATGGCAACACCTATCGTCAGTGGTTGTATTGCATTACTTTTATCTAGACATCCTGAACTAACCGGAAAAGATGTAAAACTAAAATTAAAAGATTCTGCTATAGATCTTGGATTCTCACAGGCACATCAGGGTTGGGGACTGATAGATGTAAAAAAATTATTACAATAAGGAAGAGGATATTGTTTGTTTTACTTGGCTACTTGCAAAGTATCGGTTTGAGTAAAACAAACAATAATCCCTTCAAGAACCTATTTCATATGCTTAAAAAGTAGGACTTTCCTATAAGAGAACAAAAGAGGCTATGCCTCATAAAAAATTTCAAGGAAAATAGATAGTAGAATTTTTATATTTAAATAAAAAAAGTCCTAAATTGTATTATTTAGGACAAGGTCTATTTCTATTAAGGGGGATAGAATAGGATTAGTAGTTACAAGTACCGCCACCGCAAGTACCTCCGCCACAGGTGCCACCCATTCCGTTGCCGCCCATAAGCATTGACATCAACATATATAGCATCATATTATTATCCATAATTGAGCCATTTCCGTTTCCGTCACCACACATTAATAGTAAAAGTAATAGTAACATATTATTAGATTGCATAATAGTCCTCCTTCTTGAATATATATTTTCTTACATATTCCTCAGTTTAACGTAAGTTTAATATAGTTTATGAAGAAGGGTATAAATGTGTGTTTGTATATATTTTAGTAAGTAAATCTTATTAGGAAAATTTGATAGTGAGTTGAATTTACATTAGTATATATTATAATATTCTTAATCAAAATAAAGTCAATTAAAAAACATTTTCATACAATCGTTCAAAAATTCCATATCCATGTTGGGGTTATCATCATTATCAAAAATAAGGATTAACAATATAAGCAGAAATATATCATCATCATTTTGTTCCTTTTTATAATTAGTCATAAATGGGGCTGAAATATCTTTTAATGAGTAGTAAGTATTAATACTTTCTATCATATAAATTATCCTTTCAATGGTTTGATACTTCTTTCATTTCCTATTACAATAATTATGTATTAAATAGGTTATTTATTCATTTACATACTATATTAGATAGAAATATATACCAATTAAATATTAGGAGTCTATATATAAGACTAAAGCATTAGTATTAGTTGCTTTATGCCTATGAAACTATTGACATTCCAAGTACAATCGTATACAATTATACCATAATTGAATATATATAAAATTTTATGCATATATAGTAAAGTTACTTAAATAATTATCAAGGAGGAACAGCGATGGGTTTGAATTTAACTCAAAAAATTATTAAAGATCATCTACTTGAAGGTGAAATGATTTCAGGTAATGAAATAGGTATAAAAATAGATCAGACATTAACGCAAGATTCTACTGGTACTATGGCATATCTACAACTGGAAGCAATGGAAATTGATAAGGTGAAGACAAAAAGATCTGTTGCATATATTGATCATAATATGCTCCAACAGGGATTTGAGAATGCAGATGACCATAAGTACATACAAACTGTAGCGCACAAGCACGGTGTATATTTTTCACGTCCAGGTAATGGTATATGTCACCAAGTACATTTAGAAAGATTTGGTGTACCAGGTGAGACTTTATTAGGTTCTGACAGTCATACACCGACTGGTGGAGGAATCGGTATGCTTGCTATAGGGGCAGGTGGTCTTGATGTAGCAGTAGCTATGGGAGGCGGAACATATTATATTACAATGCCAAAAGTAGTTAATGTTAAATTGACAGGTAATCTAAGACCATTTGTTACAGCTAAGGATATAATCCTTGAAGTACTTAGAATAATGACTGTAAAAGGTGGAGTAGGTAAAGTTATAGAATATACTGGAGATGGTGTCAGTACACTTAGTGTTCCAGAAAGAGCGACTATAACTAATATGGGTGCAGAATTAGGTGCTACCACTTCAATTTTTCAAAGTGATGAAGTAACACATTCGTTCCTAAAAGCACAAGATAGAGATGAACTATGGAAAGAATTAAAAGCTGACAGTGATGCTGTTTATGATGAAACTATAAATATTGATTTAAATGAATTAGAACCTCTTTTAGCTATGCCTCATAGTCCAGATAATGTTGAAAAAGTAGCTAATATAGCAGGATTGAAAGTTGATCAGGTATGTATCGGAAGTTGTACTAACAGCTCATATCTTGATATGATGAAAGTATCTAAGATATTAAAAGGTAAAACAGTTAACCCTAATGTAAGTTTAGTAATTGCACCAGGTTCTAAACAAGTGCTTAACATGTTGGCACAAAACGGTGCATTGGCAGATATGATAGCGGCAGGAGCCAGAATCCTAGAGTCAGGTTGTGGACCATGTATCGGTATGGGTCAAGCACCTGCAACAGAGGCTGTTACATTAAGAACATTTAATAGAAACTTCAAAGGACGTTGTGGAACAGTTTCAGCAGGAGCATATTTACTTAGCCCTGAAACAGCAGCTGTAAGTGCTTTAGCTGGTGAATTGACTGATCCTATGACTTGTACTACTGATATAGATGTTACTATGCCAGATAAATTTTATATAAATGACAATATGGTGGTTCCTCCTGCAGAAGATGGAAGTAAGGTAGAAGTCGTAAAAGGACCTAATATCAAGCCTTTTCCACTTAACGAAGAACTGAAAGATAACGTAGAAGGAAAAGCATTGATAATAGTTGAAGATAATATTACAACTGATCATATTATGCCTTCTAATGCAAAATTATTGCCTTTCAGATCAAATATACCTCATTTAGCAAATTATTGCTTAACACCATGTGATGAAGAATTTCCTGCTAGAGCAAAAGCTAATGGTGGAGGAATGATTGTTGGTGGAGATAATTACGGACAAGGTTCAAGTAGAGAACATGCAGCATTAGTTCCTTTGTATCTAGGTATAAAAGCTGTACTTGCTAAGAGTTTTGCAAGAATACACAAAGCTAATTTAATTAATTCAGGTATTCTTCCACTAACTTTTGCAGATATTAATGATTATGATACAATAAGTCTTAATGATGAATTGAAAATGGAAAATGTAATCGATCAAGTAAAATCAGGAAAAATCATTGTTCATAATGAATCCAAAAAACTTGATTATGAAATGAATATAGAATTATCAGATAAAGAATTGAAAATGATTCTTGCAGGTGGTAAGATCAATTTCATTAAAAACATGTAACATGTGTATAAAACAAACCATAAGAGAGGAATGTTAATCATGGATTATATAAGCAAATTTGAACAACTCATAAAAGAGCAAAAAGCTAGAGTGAAAATGATGAAAGAACAAGGCGATTTTGTTAAGTATGACGAACTTGATACAATAGTTATTGGTGTTGTAGGTGGAGATGGAATCGGACCAGCTATAACTGATCAGGCACATAGAGTATTGAAATATTTATTACAAGATGAAGTTAAGAATAATAAAGTAACTTTTAAAATGATTGATGGTCTTACTATTGAGAATAGAGCTAAGGCCAATAAAGCTATACCTGATGATGTTCTAA is a window from the Vallitalea longa genome containing:
- a CDS encoding aconitate hydratase; this translates as MGLNLTQKIIKDHLLEGEMISGNEIGIKIDQTLTQDSTGTMAYLQLEAMEIDKVKTKRSVAYIDHNMLQQGFENADDHKYIQTVAHKHGVYFSRPGNGICHQVHLERFGVPGETLLGSDSHTPTGGGIGMLAIGAGGLDVAVAMGGGTYYITMPKVVNVKLTGNLRPFVTAKDIILEVLRIMTVKGGVGKVIEYTGDGVSTLSVPERATITNMGAELGATTSIFQSDEVTHSFLKAQDRDELWKELKADSDAVYDETINIDLNELEPLLAMPHSPDNVEKVANIAGLKVDQVCIGSCTNSSYLDMMKVSKILKGKTVNPNVSLVIAPGSKQVLNMLAQNGALADMIAAGARILESGCGPCIGMGQAPATEAVTLRTFNRNFKGRCGTVSAGAYLLSPETAAVSALAGELTDPMTCTTDIDVTMPDKFYINDNMVVPPAEDGSKVEVVKGPNIKPFPLNEELKDNVEGKALIIVEDNITTDHIMPSNAKLLPFRSNIPHLANYCLTPCDEEFPARAKANGGGMIVGGDNYGQGSSREHAALVPLYLGIKAVLAKSFARIHKANLINSGILPLTFADINDYDTISLNDELKMENVIDQVKSGKIIVHNESKKLDYEMNIELSDKELKMILAGGKINFIKNM
- a CDS encoding S8 family peptidase is translated as MDVARETVNTTWADVRGVSGKGIGIAVVDTGVYPHQDLTKTKNKIVGFKDFVNNKEFPYDDNGHGTHVAGIISGDGYESNGKYKGIAVESNIIGVKVLNKKGSGNISDVLAGIQWILDNRKRFNIRIINLSVGMKDIEGEKSALVRGVNAAWDSGLIIVTAAGNNGPEEGTITTPGISRKVITVGSSDDAETVKIMEDLISDYSGRGPTKECIKKPDIVAPGSNIIACSTDKEYTPKDKYYPNNDIGYTKKSGTSMATPIVSGCIALLLSRHPELTGKDVKLKLKDSAIDLGFSQAHQGWGLIDVKKLLQ